The Halopseudomonas sabulinigri genome window below encodes:
- a CDS encoding GGDEF domain-containing protein, whose product MSELQDANSDKFQALRLQRFYLAQINYLITYVVIGVAWAAGQYDASAWMATTHVLLGILTQGVFLLLFKSGMNLRFREPSLTNPQIVVAILLTTYLLAFAGSLRGSLVMVYANILVFGIFQLSRRDLLLQAGLALACFGGLIALETNRTGSAHSLTLSLVQWFILACFLGCLTFTGSYIRELRERLQQRHSTLQAHQETLRGMMGQLQNLATTDGLTGLANRRYFIDETRRRMTLMRPSQQLGVALIDLDHFKRINDLYGHSAGDEVLQGFATLARDSLRDGDLVARFGGEEFVILLSNTDLGALHQCLERIRDNFAKVQFACLPEGVHCTLSAGLSLIRQEDDLEVCLNDADQALYLAKHSGRNRCEHHVPKQNHTDPA is encoded by the coding sequence GTGAGCGAATTGCAGGATGCAAACAGCGATAAATTCCAGGCACTGAGGCTGCAGCGCTTCTACCTGGCGCAAATCAACTATCTGATCACCTACGTCGTGATCGGCGTTGCTTGGGCGGCTGGGCAATATGATGCTTCGGCCTGGATGGCCACGACCCATGTGCTACTGGGTATTTTGACCCAGGGCGTCTTTCTGCTGCTGTTCAAGAGCGGGATGAACCTGCGCTTCCGCGAACCCAGCCTGACCAACCCGCAGATCGTGGTCGCCATTCTGCTGACTACCTATCTGCTGGCTTTTGCCGGCAGCCTGCGCGGCAGCCTGGTAATGGTGTACGCCAACATCCTCGTATTCGGTATCTTTCAGCTCTCGCGCCGCGACCTGCTGCTGCAGGCCGGTCTGGCGTTGGCCTGCTTTGGCGGCCTGATCGCCCTGGAAACCAATCGCACCGGCAGCGCCCACAGCCTCACACTGAGCCTGGTGCAGTGGTTCATTCTCGCCTGCTTCCTGGGCTGCCTGACCTTTACCGGTAGCTACATTCGCGAACTGCGCGAGCGCCTGCAGCAACGCCACAGCACCTTGCAGGCGCACCAGGAAACCCTGCGCGGCATGATGGGCCAGCTGCAGAACCTGGCCACTACTGACGGCTTGACAGGCCTGGCCAACCGCCGCTATTTCATTGACGAAACCCGTCGCCGCATGACGCTGATGCGGCCCAGCCAGCAGTTGGGTGTCGCACTGATCGATCTGGATCACTTCAAGCGTATCAATGACCTGTATGGCCACTCTGCCGGCGACGAGGTGCTGCAGGGCTTTGCCACGCTGGCGCGCGACAGTTTGCGTGACGGCGATCTGGTAGCGCGCTTCGGCGGCGAAGAGTTCGTCATCCTGCTCAGCAATACCGATCTTGGCGCGCTGCACCAGTGCCTGGAGCGGATTCGCGACAACTTTGCCAAGGTTCAGTTTGCTTGCTTACCAGAGGGAGTACACTGCACGCTGTCTGCTGGTCTGAGCCTGATCCGCCAGGAAGATGACCTTGAGGTGTGCCTGAACGATGCCGATCAGGCGCTATATCTGGCCAAGCACAGTGGCCGCAACCGCTGCGAGCATCATGTCCCCAAACAAAATCATACCGATCCCGCCTGA